The following proteins are encoded in a genomic region of Methanobrevibacter sp.:
- a CDS encoding thiamine pyrophosphate-binding protein — translation MNVADKIVEILAEEGLDTVFGIPGEQIMPLYKALSTSKIRHVLTRHEQAAAHAADGFARSSGKVGVCISTAAPGALNFTMAIATAFKDNVPILVLTGDNELKYRNTDHFQSLPQFEIFKHITKASYNPLNGTEAMYVLRAAIYELKTMPKGPIHINLSKDVLLEEDFNDFDLCYLCEDDLSKISDAQKLIDSAEKPLFILGAGAISQRENILGISEKYQIPVTTTFHAKGIISENDDLNLGLVGIRATPQARYAFENADCIIALGIKASERTLPEIPKNLIHVNLNRDVLVGEYPIHGKVEDFLFKINFKKTEWLGEILEIDNSIKIEGTDDDLSPQAAIKRILEKFDNNITVSDAGSHTTWTTLMKKCQKPGQLLFSGGMAPMGYGLPAAIGASFATGERIVVINGDGDFQMNLQELATVKENNLDIVVFILNNSEFGIIRQWQEQFYDMKPYQITLNNPDFVKLSSSYSIDGVRVDNLFDLEYLLESDLKGPLVVEVVCRSENIPLPK, via the coding sequence GTGAATGTAGCAGATAAAATCGTTGAAATACTTGCCGAAGAGGGATTGGATACAGTTTTTGGAATTCCAGGCGAGCAGATAATGCCTCTTTACAAGGCACTTTCAACTTCAAAAATCAGACACGTCCTCACCCGCCATGAACAGGCGGCAGCACATGCGGCAGACGGATTTGCAAGATCATCAGGTAAAGTGGGAGTATGCATTTCAACAGCCGCTCCAGGGGCGCTGAACTTTACAATGGCTATTGCAACAGCATTCAAGGACAACGTTCCAATTTTAGTACTCACAGGAGATAATGAGCTTAAATACAGAAACACAGACCATTTTCAAAGCCTTCCTCAATTTGAAATATTCAAACACATTACAAAAGCATCATACAATCCCTTAAACGGAACCGAAGCGATGTATGTTTTAAGAGCAGCAATTTATGAGCTCAAGACAATGCCTAAAGGTCCGATTCATATCAACCTTTCAAAGGACGTTCTACTTGAAGAGGATTTCAATGACTTTGACTTGTGCTATCTGTGTGAAGATGACCTCTCCAAAATCAGTGATGCTCAAAAACTGATAGATTCAGCCGAAAAACCTTTATTCATCCTGGGAGCAGGTGCAATCTCACAAAGGGAAAATATTTTAGGGATTTCCGAAAAATACCAGATACCCGTAACCACAACATTCCATGCAAAGGGCATAATATCAGAAAATGACGATTTAAACTTAGGTCTTGTCGGTATACGCGCAACACCTCAGGCAAGATATGCATTTGAAAATGCAGACTGCATAATTGCACTTGGAATCAAGGCAAGCGAAAGGACACTTCCCGAAATCCCCAAAAACCTGATACATGTAAACCTGAACAGGGACGTTCTGGTAGGCGAATACCCGATTCATGGAAAAGTTGAAGATTTTCTTTTCAAAATAAACTTTAAAAAGACAGAATGGTTAGGTGAAATTTTAGAAATTGACAATTCCATCAAAATCGAAGGCACTGACGATGATTTGTCACCACAGGCCGCCATAAAAAGAATCCTTGAAAAATTCGACAATAACATCACTGTTTCAGATGCCGGAAGTCACACAACATGGACAACACTCATGAAAAAATGTCAAAAACCGGGACAGCTTTTATTCTCCGGGGGGATGGCACCTATGGGGTATGGTCTTCCTGCAGCTATTGGTGCCAGTTTTGCAACCGGCGAACGTATTGTTGTCATAAACGGTGACGGGGATTTCCAGATGAACCTTCAGGAACTTGCAACCGTGAAAGAAAACAATCTTGATATTGTGGTGTTCATACTTAACAATTCTGAGTTTGGAATAATAAGGCAGTGGCAGGAGCAATTCTATGACATGAAACCTTATCAAATAACACTCAATAATCCCGACTTTGTAAAATTGTCTTCAAGCTATTCAATTGATGGGGTTCGTGTGGATAACCTGTTTGATCTGGAGTATCTTCTTGAAAGTGACCTTAAAGGTCCGCTGGTGGTTGAAGTGGTTTGCAGAAGTGAAAACATACCTCTTCCTAAATGA
- a CDS encoding DUF2953 domain-containing protein yields the protein MIILIIILFIIILLYIGVKIAFIYDKTDSKFKGCLKILILKKIKIYSLEFPSQNDREDDVKDKQESERDIKELFDLAKPCLKYFKYFLKSFVKCISITKLENQLILGLDSYVDTARYIGYIWGAIAIINSSHKNARLSAQPCFTESKIDARGINELDINVLKLIPPAIKLISKKEVRELIKGVRNG from the coding sequence ATGATTATTTTAATAATCATCTTATTTATCATTATTCTGCTTTATATTGGAGTTAAAATAGCTTTCATATATGATAAAACAGACAGCAAATTCAAAGGATGTTTAAAAATACTAATTTTAAAAAAAATCAAAATATACTCTCTTGAATTCCCATCACAAAACGACAGGGAAGATGACGTGAAAGACAAACAGGAGAGTGAAAGGGACATTAAAGAACTTTTTGATTTGGCAAAGCCCTGCCTCAAATACTTTAAATACTTCTTGAAATCATTTGTAAAGTGCATCAGCATAACAAAACTTGAAAATCAGCTCATTTTAGGCCTTGACTCCTATGTAGACACTGCAAGATACATAGGATATATCTGGGGAGCGATAGCCATCATAAATTCAAGTCATAAAAATGCACGTTTAAGCGCCCAGCCATGTTTTACTGAAAGTAAAATTGACGCAAGAGGCATAAACGAACTTGACATTAACGTTTTAAAGTTGATACCTCCCGCCATAAAACTGATTTCAAAAAAAGAAGTTAGGGAACTGATAAAAGGTGTTAGAAATGGATGA